The Micromonospora sp. Llam0 genome includes a window with the following:
- a CDS encoding ABC transporter ATP-binding protein, producing the protein MNEPLVEVRDLKVHFPITRGILLDRVVGHVRAVDGVDLRIARGETYGLVGESGCGKSTLGRAILQLTPPTGGEVVFDGVTLNRLPAAKLRTMRRRFQMIFQDPMSSLDPRQNVESILVEGLQAHDIGADRTERRRIVGEALDAVGLPRWALSRYPHEFSGGQRQRIGIARALVLGPELIVADEPVSALDVSIQAQVINLLDELQIERGLTYLVIAHDLAVVRHISDTIGVMYLGALVEEAPGDQLYREPLHPYTRALLSAVPVPDPEVEDRRERILLAGDLPSPANPPAGCRFHTRCPWAQPTRCADERPVLREIGPSRVACHWSEQIAAGSLRPHRTTPEAVAPAGAGTEPATVSAPREPQV; encoded by the coding sequence GTGAATGAGCCACTGGTCGAGGTCCGCGACCTCAAGGTGCACTTTCCGATCACCCGGGGCATCCTGCTGGACCGGGTGGTCGGGCACGTCCGGGCGGTCGACGGGGTGGACCTGCGGATCGCCCGGGGCGAGACGTACGGCCTGGTGGGCGAGTCGGGCTGCGGCAAGTCGACGCTCGGCCGGGCCATCCTGCAGCTGACCCCGCCGACCGGTGGCGAGGTGGTCTTCGACGGAGTGACGTTGAACCGGCTGCCGGCGGCCAAACTCCGGACCATGCGCCGCCGCTTCCAGATGATCTTCCAGGACCCGATGTCCAGCCTGGACCCGCGGCAGAACGTCGAGTCGATCCTGGTCGAAGGGCTGCAGGCGCACGACATCGGCGCCGACCGTACCGAGCGGCGACGAATCGTCGGCGAAGCGCTCGACGCGGTCGGCCTGCCCCGCTGGGCGCTGTCCCGCTACCCGCACGAGTTCTCCGGTGGCCAACGGCAACGGATCGGCATCGCCCGCGCGCTGGTCCTCGGCCCGGAGCTGATCGTCGCCGACGAACCGGTCTCCGCCCTGGACGTGTCGATCCAGGCCCAGGTGATCAACCTGCTGGACGAGCTGCAGATCGAACGCGGCCTCACCTACCTGGTGATCGCTCACGACCTGGCGGTGGTCCGCCACATCTCGGACACCATCGGCGTGATGTACCTCGGCGCGCTGGTCGAGGAGGCACCCGGGGACCAGCTCTACCGTGAGCCGCTGCACCCGTACACCCGGGCGTTGCTGTCGGCGGTGCCGGTGCCGGACCCGGAGGTGGAGGACCGGCGGGAACGGATCCTGCTGGCCGGGGACCTGCCGTCGCCGGCGAACCCGCCGGCCGGCTGCCGCTTCCACACCCGGTGCCCGTGGGCGCAGCCGACCCGCTGCGCCGACGAGCGGCCGGTGCTGCGCGAGATCGGCCCGTCCCGGGTGGCCTGCCACTGGTCCGAGCAGATCGCCGCCGGGTCGCTGCGCCCGCACCGGACGACCCCGGAAGCGGTCGCCCCCGCCGGTGCCGGCACCGAGCCGGCCACCGTCTCCGCCCCG
- a CDS encoding ABC transporter ATP-binding protein: MALLDVDELAVTFARRGQRTVHAVDGVSFSVDAGEVTGLVGESGCGKSVTSLAIMGLLPAGKGVRVQGKAAFDGTDLLQLDPRAMRDVRGRDVAMIFQDPLSSLNPVVPIGVQVTEVLVRHRGMRGEAARLEAEHLLDRVGIPDPTRRLKEYPHQLSGGMRQRALIAMAVACQPRLLIADEPTTALDVTIQAQILELLKDLVRESGTALVMITHDLGVVAGMCDTINVLYGGRVVETARRRPLFAAPRHPYTVGLLGSIPRLDAGHGRRLRPIPGSVRDLLPWPDGCAFAPRCARQVDACLGTAPQLRREPDGHAFRCVNPPETDDTVEAAGE; this comes from the coding sequence ATGGCGCTGCTCGACGTGGATGAACTGGCGGTCACCTTCGCCCGGCGAGGGCAGCGGACCGTGCACGCGGTCGACGGGGTGTCCTTCTCGGTCGACGCCGGTGAGGTGACCGGGCTGGTCGGCGAGTCCGGCTGCGGCAAGAGCGTCACCTCGTTGGCGATCATGGGGTTGCTGCCGGCCGGCAAGGGCGTACGGGTCCAGGGCAAGGCCGCGTTCGACGGCACCGACCTGCTGCAGCTCGATCCCCGGGCGATGCGGGACGTACGGGGCCGCGACGTGGCGATGATCTTCCAGGATCCGCTCTCCTCGCTGAACCCGGTGGTGCCGATCGGGGTGCAGGTCACCGAGGTGCTGGTCCGGCACCGGGGAATGCGCGGCGAGGCCGCCCGGCTCGAAGCCGAACACCTGCTGGACCGGGTCGGCATCCCGGACCCCACCCGCCGGTTGAAGGAGTACCCGCACCAGCTCTCCGGCGGGATGCGGCAGCGGGCGCTGATCGCGATGGCGGTCGCCTGCCAACCCCGGCTGCTGATCGCCGACGAGCCGACGACCGCGCTGGACGTGACGATCCAGGCGCAGATCCTGGAACTGCTCAAGGACCTGGTCCGCGAGTCCGGCACCGCGCTGGTGATGATCACCCACGATCTGGGGGTGGTGGCCGGCATGTGCGACACGATCAACGTGCTGTACGGCGGCCGGGTGGTCGAGACGGCCCGCCGCCGTCCACTGTTCGCGGCGCCGCGCCACCCGTACACGGTGGGTCTGCTCGGCTCGATTCCCCGGCTCGACGCGGGCCACGGTCGGCGACTGCGACCGATCCCCGGCTCGGTCCGCGACCTGCTGCCCTGGCCGGACGGCTGCGCCTTCGCGCCGCGCTGCGCCCGCCAGGTGGACGCCTGCCTCGGCACCGCGCCGCAGCTGCGCCGGGAGCCGGACGGGCACGCGTTCCGCTGCGTCAACCCGCCCGAGACCGACGACACGGTGGAGGCCGCCGGTGAATGA
- a CDS encoding ABC transporter permease, whose amino-acid sequence MSGVLSPGRKKAKLDRLAELSAAHDDERGVSLWQEAFRRLRRNPAAIVGTVILGVFLLVALVGPFLVPYDPAAQLWKDEIREAQAFYPGPRAENWFGVDHLGRDEFSRMIVGARQTLLVGVVATLIGLTVGTLIGGLAGAAAGLGGRWGRWVDTVLMRIVDMLLALPSLLLAISIAALLGASLTTVMIAVGMVSVPIFARLLRGSMLAQSNSDYVLAATSLGVRRSKVALGHILPNSLAPVIVQSTLTLATAIIEVAALSFLGLGNPDASIPEWGVMLADAQRYLDAAPRLAILPALGIIITALGFTLLGEAMREALDPKLRK is encoded by the coding sequence ATGAGTGGCGTACTGAGCCCGGGGCGGAAGAAGGCGAAGCTGGACCGGCTCGCCGAGCTGTCCGCGGCGCACGACGACGAACGCGGTGTCAGCCTCTGGCAGGAGGCGTTCCGCCGGCTGCGTCGCAACCCGGCGGCCATCGTCGGCACCGTCATCCTCGGCGTCTTCCTGCTGGTCGCCCTGGTCGGCCCGTTCCTGGTGCCGTACGACCCGGCGGCGCAGCTGTGGAAGGACGAGATCCGCGAGGCGCAGGCCTTCTACCCGGGGCCGCGCGCGGAAAACTGGTTCGGCGTGGACCACCTCGGCCGCGACGAGTTCAGCCGGATGATCGTCGGTGCCCGGCAGACCCTGCTGGTCGGCGTCGTCGCCACCCTGATCGGGCTGACGGTCGGCACTTTGATCGGTGGCCTGGCCGGCGCCGCCGCCGGTCTCGGCGGACGGTGGGGCCGCTGGGTGGACACCGTGCTGATGCGGATCGTCGACATGCTGCTGGCGCTGCCCAGCCTGCTGCTGGCGATCAGCATCGCGGCGCTGCTCGGGGCCAGCCTGACCACCGTCATGATCGCGGTCGGCATGGTCTCGGTGCCGATCTTCGCCCGGCTGCTGCGCGGCTCGATGCTCGCCCAGTCGAACAGCGACTACGTGCTCGCCGCAACCTCACTGGGGGTCCGGCGGAGCAAGGTGGCGCTGGGGCACATCCTGCCGAACTCGCTCGCCCCGGTGATCGTGCAGTCCACCCTCACCCTGGCCACCGCGATCATCGAGGTGGCCGCGCTGTCGTTCCTGGGGCTGGGCAACCCGGACGCGTCGATCCCGGAGTGGGGGGTGATGCTGGCCGACGCGCAGCGCTACCTGGACGCCGCGCCCCGGCTGGCGATCCTGCCCGCGCTGGGCATCATCATCACCGCGTTGGGCTTCACCCTGCTGGGCGAGGCGATGCGGGAAGCCCTCGACCCGAAACTGCGGAAGTGA
- a CDS encoding ABC transporter permease has product MFRFIVRRLLQLVPTLFGLSLLLFIWLHRLPGGPESAILGERGTPEMRAAIRRNLGLDEPILIQYGRFMKRLLQFDLGTSISTKREVTTEFLQRFPGTVELTAAAMLIAIGVGIPLGYLAARRRGTLLDHGSVAGSLIGICVPVFFLAYVLKAIFAVNLGWFPSSGRQDPRIDATRVTNFFVLDGLLTREWDASLNALWHLVLPGLALASIPLAIIVRITRASVLEVLGEDFVRTAQAKGLTGRVIRRRHVLRNAMLPVATSIGLLTGGLLSGAVLTETVFAFGGIGAFVADAISQRDYPVLQGFILIIALVYVLVNLLVDISYTFIDPRVRVR; this is encoded by the coding sequence GTGTTCCGCTTCATCGTCCGACGACTGCTCCAACTCGTACCCACGCTGTTCGGTCTCTCCCTGCTGCTGTTCATCTGGCTGCACCGGCTGCCCGGCGGTCCGGAGTCCGCGATCCTCGGTGAGCGCGGCACCCCGGAGATGCGCGCGGCGATCCGCCGCAACCTCGGGCTCGACGAGCCGATCCTGATCCAGTACGGCCGGTTCATGAAGCGGCTGCTGCAGTTCGACCTCGGCACCTCGATCTCCACCAAACGTGAGGTCACCACCGAGTTCCTGCAACGCTTCCCGGGCACCGTGGAGCTGACCGCCGCGGCCATGCTGATCGCGATCGGGGTCGGCATTCCGCTCGGCTACCTGGCCGCCCGCCGCCGCGGCACCCTGCTCGACCACGGATCGGTCGCCGGGTCGCTGATCGGCATCTGCGTCCCGGTCTTCTTCCTGGCGTACGTGCTGAAGGCGATCTTCGCGGTGAACCTCGGCTGGTTCCCGTCCAGCGGCCGGCAGGACCCCCGCATCGACGCCACCCGGGTGACCAACTTTTTCGTCCTGGACGGACTGCTGACCCGGGAGTGGGACGCCTCGCTCAACGCGCTGTGGCACCTGGTGCTGCCGGGGCTGGCGCTGGCCAGCATCCCGCTGGCGATCATCGTCCGGATCACCCGGGCCAGCGTGCTGGAAGTGCTCGGCGAGGACTTCGTGCGCACCGCCCAGGCCAAGGGCCTGACCGGCCGGGTGATCCGCCGCCGGCACGTGCTGCGCAACGCGATGCTGCCGGTGGCCACCAGCATCGGCCTGCTCACCGGCGGGCTGCTCTCCGGTGCGGTGCTCACCGAGACCGTGTTCGCCTTCGGCGGCATCGGAGCGTTCGTCGCCGACGCCATCAGTCAGCGGGACTACCCCGTACTGCAGGGCTTCATCCTGATCATCGCGTTGGTCTACGTGCTGGTGAACCTGTTGGTGGACATCTCCTACACCTTCATCGACCCGAGGGTGCGGGTCCGGTGA
- a CDS encoding ABC transporter substrate-binding protein: protein MRAPRPKAAIAAVAVAALALAGCAESERDDSGDSSDATLVFGVAGDPKVLDPSFASDGESLRVARQMFETLVRPEEGGTAITPGLAESWTPDESGTVWTFKLKSGVKFHDGTDFNAEAVCVNFDRWYNATGLMQSPDVTAYWQDVMGGFANNESEDLPESLFESCTVVDDTTVDLAFTRVSSKIPAALMLPSFSIHSPAALEEHNASDVTGSADDISYPAYALEHPTGTGPFKFDSWDIANKTLTLVRNDDYAGEKAKVKTLIFRTISDENARKQELRNGGIQGYDLVGPADVQPLKDDGFNVLTRPAFNVLYLAMNQQGNPALADIRVRQAIAHALNRQALVDSKMPPGAEVATQFVPPTIEGWNSDVTTYDYDVAKAKELLADAGHSDLTLRFHYPTEVTRPYMPNPKDIFELLAADLREAGITVEPIPLKWSPDYLNATTSGNAHDLHLLGWTGDYGDAYNFIGTFFDRPKDEWGYDNPDLFAKFVEADGTADIEARYELYQGINADIMEFLPGVPVSHSPPAIVFAEDVIGVQASPLTDERFATAEFKS from the coding sequence ATGCGTGCACCCAGGCCGAAGGCCGCCATCGCGGCCGTCGCGGTCGCGGCGCTGGCCCTAGCCGGCTGCGCCGAGAGCGAGCGTGACGACTCCGGCGACTCCAGCGATGCCACCCTGGTCTTCGGCGTAGCCGGCGACCCGAAGGTCCTCGACCCCAGCTTCGCCAGCGACGGCGAGTCGCTGCGGGTGGCCCGGCAGATGTTCGAGACCCTGGTCCGTCCCGAGGAGGGCGGTACGGCGATCACACCCGGTCTGGCCGAGAGCTGGACCCCGGACGAGTCCGGTACGGTGTGGACGTTCAAGCTGAAGTCCGGTGTCAAGTTCCACGACGGCACCGACTTCAACGCCGAGGCGGTCTGCGTCAACTTCGACCGCTGGTACAACGCGACCGGCCTGATGCAGAGCCCCGACGTCACCGCCTACTGGCAGGACGTGATGGGCGGCTTCGCCAACAACGAGAGCGAAGACCTGCCGGAGAGCCTGTTCGAGTCGTGCACCGTGGTCGACGACACCACCGTGGACCTGGCGTTCACCCGGGTGTCCAGCAAGATTCCGGCGGCCCTGATGCTGCCGTCGTTCTCCATCCACTCGCCGGCGGCGCTGGAGGAGCACAACGCCAGCGACGTGACCGGCAGCGCCGACGACATTTCCTACCCGGCGTACGCGTTGGAGCACCCCACCGGCACCGGGCCGTTCAAGTTCGACAGCTGGGACATCGCCAACAAGACCCTCACCCTGGTCCGCAACGACGACTACGCCGGTGAGAAGGCGAAGGTCAAGACGCTGATCTTCCGGACCATCTCCGACGAGAACGCCCGCAAGCAGGAGCTGCGCAACGGCGGCATCCAGGGCTACGACCTGGTCGGCCCGGCCGACGTGCAGCCGCTCAAGGACGACGGCTTCAACGTGCTTACCCGCCCGGCGTTCAACGTTCTCTACCTGGCGATGAACCAGCAGGGCAACCCGGCACTGGCCGACATCCGGGTCCGGCAGGCGATCGCCCATGCGCTGAACCGTCAGGCGCTGGTCGACTCGAAGATGCCGCCGGGCGCCGAGGTCGCCACCCAGTTCGTCCCGCCGACCATCGAGGGCTGGAACTCCGACGTCACCACCTACGACTACGACGTGGCGAAGGCCAAGGAGCTGCTGGCCGACGCCGGCCACTCGGACCTGACGCTGCGGTTCCACTACCCGACCGAGGTCACCCGGCCGTACATGCCGAACCCGAAGGACATCTTCGAGCTGCTCGCCGCCGACCTGCGGGAGGCCGGGATCACCGTCGAACCGATCCCGCTGAAGTGGTCGCCGGACTACCTCAACGCCACCACCTCCGGCAACGCGCACGACCTGCACCTGCTCGGCTGGACCGGTGACTACGGCGACGCCTACAACTTCATCGGTACGTTCTTCGACCGGCCGAAGGACGAATGGGGCTACGACAACCCGGACCTGTTCGCCAAGTTCGTCGAGGCCGACGGCACCGCCGACATCGAGGCCCGCTACGAGCTGTACCAGGGCATCAACGCCGACATCATGGAGTTCCTGCCGGGCGTGCCGGTCTCGCACTCCCCACCGGCGATCGTCTTCGCCGAGGACGTGATCGGGGTGCAGGCCAGCCCGCTCACCGACGAGCGGTTCGCCACCGCCGAGTTCAAGTCCTGA
- the recR gene encoding recombination mediator RecR — protein sequence MYEGAIQDLIDELGRLPGVGPKSAQRIAFHILSADPADVTRLATALRRVKDLVKFCTVCFNVAETEHCRICRDQRRSDDVLCVVEEPKDVVAIERTGEFRGRYHVLGGAINPLEGVGPDNLRIRELMLRLGSGTVKELILATDPNTEGEATATYLALMVKPMGIAVSRLASGLPVGGDLEYADEITLGRAFEGRRSV from the coding sequence ATGTACGAAGGCGCCATTCAGGACCTGATCGACGAGCTGGGCCGGTTGCCCGGCGTGGGGCCGAAGAGCGCCCAGCGGATCGCGTTCCACATTCTTTCCGCCGACCCGGCGGACGTCACCCGGCTGGCCACCGCGCTGCGCCGGGTCAAGGACCTGGTCAAGTTCTGCACGGTGTGTTTCAACGTTGCCGAGACCGAGCACTGCCGGATCTGCCGTGACCAGCGGCGCAGTGACGACGTGCTGTGTGTGGTCGAGGAGCCGAAGGACGTGGTGGCGATCGAGCGCACCGGTGAGTTCCGGGGGCGCTACCACGTGCTCGGTGGGGCGATCAATCCGCTGGAGGGGGTCGGCCCGGACAACCTGCGGATCCGTGAGCTGATGCTGCGGTTGGGCTCGGGGACGGTCAAGGAGCTGATCCTGGCCACCGATCCGAACACCGAGGGTGAGGCGACCGCCACCTATCTCGCGCTGATGGTGAAGCCGATGGGGATCGCGGTGTCCCGGTTGGCCAGTGGCCTGCCGGTCGGCGGCGACCTGGAGTACGCCGACGAGATCACCCTGGGCCGGGCGTTCGAAGGCCGACGTTCGGTCTGA
- a CDS encoding YbaB/EbfC family nucleoid-associated protein, with product MQQMLKQAQKMQQQMATAQAELAEAEVTGVAGGGLVTVTLSGVGEIRSIKIDPSAVDPADVETLEDLVLAAVRNGNDEVRKLTEEKMGPVTGGLGGLGLPGF from the coding sequence ATGCAGCAGATGCTGAAGCAGGCGCAGAAGATGCAGCAGCAGATGGCGACCGCCCAGGCCGAGCTGGCCGAGGCGGAGGTGACCGGCGTGGCCGGCGGGGGGCTGGTCACGGTGACCCTTTCCGGTGTCGGTGAGATCCGGTCGATCAAGATCGACCCCAGTGCGGTGGACCCGGCGGACGTGGAGACGCTGGAGGATCTGGTGCTGGCTGCGGTCCGCAACGGCAACGACGAGGTCCGCAAGCTGACCGAGGAGAAGATGGGCCCGGTCACGGGCGGCCTCGGCGGTCTCGGGCTACCCGGGTTCTGA
- a CDS encoding DNA polymerase III subunit gamma and tau, translated as MALALYRKYRPRTFAEVIGQEHVTEPLSQALRTGRLNHAYLFSGPRGCGKTSSARILARSLNCEQGPTPEPCGKCDSCRALASDGSGSIDVIEIDAASHGGVDDARELRERAFFAPASSRFKIYVIDEAHMVSSAGFNALLKLVEEPPDYVKFIFATTEPEKVLGTIKSRTHHYPFRLIPPGVLRPYLEQLCSAEGVKVDPAVFPLVVRAGGGSARDSLSVLDQLIAGAGPEGVSYPRAVALLGVTDSALLDEMCDALAAGDGAAAYATVDRVAEAGHDPRRFASDLLERLRDLIVLQQVPDAVSKGLIDGPPDQIDRMTAQAERLGPATLSRCADTVHNGLVEMRGTTAPRLLLELVCARMLLPGAEESTGALLQRMERMERRLAAGVPVAAAAAAPVASAPAAVAPAVSTPAVAPSGPPAAPPAAAVPAAPPAVERPPAAAPAVPPEAVMPDPAVAEPQPGPAAPGALDAATVRRSWDEILAMVGNRSKRAAAVVREATVRDVDGDVLVLTFRHSVHATMLSASPDLLLEAIYETLGVRWQIRCETAGAASGPARASAARPGPAAPAAGPPANGPATAGPPAATRSAAASAARAAASGGGAGGRPGASRPGDRQPSSGDDSDWPEPARPGGDAPPVNDGPAGGGPPPGGTRQAANGARPGGGGASTGPGSGQRSAPTQQNGPASRSVGRPATAAAGRGASSAGGGAWADGSSAEEPPYDPDYDGPVRSGAAPGPPRGPVYEGFDPGDEPLDEVVDEQTARQSSEEQAMQLLRQALGAEKIGEIDSR; from the coding sequence GTGGCACTGGCGCTCTACCGCAAGTACCGGCCGAGGACGTTCGCCGAGGTCATCGGCCAGGAGCACGTCACCGAGCCGTTGTCGCAGGCGTTGCGGACCGGGCGGCTCAACCACGCGTACCTCTTCTCCGGGCCGCGCGGCTGCGGCAAGACCTCCAGCGCCCGGATCCTGGCCCGCTCGCTCAACTGCGAGCAGGGGCCGACGCCGGAGCCGTGCGGCAAGTGCGACTCGTGCCGCGCCCTGGCCTCCGACGGCAGCGGCTCGATCGACGTCATCGAGATCGACGCGGCCAGCCACGGCGGCGTCGACGACGCCCGTGAGCTGCGCGAACGCGCCTTCTTCGCGCCGGCCAGCAGCCGGTTCAAGATCTACGTCATCGACGAGGCGCACATGGTCTCGTCGGCCGGCTTCAACGCGCTGCTCAAGCTGGTCGAGGAGCCGCCGGACTACGTCAAGTTCATCTTCGCCACCACCGAGCCGGAGAAGGTCCTCGGCACGATCAAGTCGCGGACCCACCACTACCCGTTCCGGCTGATCCCGCCGGGGGTGCTGCGGCCGTACCTGGAGCAGCTCTGCTCCGCCGAGGGCGTCAAGGTCGACCCGGCGGTCTTCCCGCTGGTGGTGCGGGCCGGCGGCGGTAGCGCCCGGGACAGCCTGTCGGTGCTCGACCAGTTGATCGCCGGTGCCGGCCCGGAGGGGGTCAGCTATCCACGGGCGGTGGCTCTGCTCGGCGTCACCGACAGCGCCCTGCTGGACGAGATGTGTGACGCCCTCGCCGCCGGTGACGGTGCCGCCGCCTACGCAACCGTCGACCGGGTCGCCGAGGCCGGGCACGACCCCCGCCGGTTCGCCTCCGACCTGTTGGAGCGGTTGCGGGACCTGATCGTGCTGCAGCAGGTGCCGGACGCGGTCAGCAAAGGGCTGATCGACGGGCCACCCGACCAGATCGACCGGATGACCGCCCAGGCCGAGCGGCTCGGCCCGGCGACGCTGTCGCGGTGCGCCGACACGGTGCACAACGGCCTGGTGGAGATGCGCGGCACCACCGCGCCACGGCTGCTGCTGGAGCTGGTCTGCGCTCGGATGCTGCTGCCGGGGGCCGAGGAGTCGACCGGGGCGCTGCTGCAGCGGATGGAGCGGATGGAGCGTCGGCTGGCAGCCGGCGTACCGGTGGCTGCCGCTGCTGCTGCGCCGGTGGCCTCCGCTCCCGCCGCCGTGGCACCGGCGGTCTCCACTCCCGCAGTGGCACCGTCCGGACCGCCGGCCGCGCCGCCCGCCGCTGCCGTACCGGCCGCGCCGCCGGCAGTTGAGCGACCACCGGCCGCCGCGCCGGCCGTACCGCCGGAAGCGGTGATGCCCGATCCGGCCGTCGCCGAGCCGCAGCCGGGCCCGGCCGCGCCGGGCGCGCTCGACGCGGCAACCGTCCGGCGGTCCTGGGACGAAATCCTCGCCATGGTCGGCAACCGGAGCAAGCGGGCCGCCGCGGTGGTCCGCGAGGCGACGGTACGCGACGTCGACGGCGACGTGCTGGTGCTGACGTTCCGGCACAGCGTGCACGCCACCATGCTGTCCGCCTCGCCGGACCTGCTGCTCGAAGCCATCTACGAGACGCTCGGGGTCCGGTGGCAGATCCGCTGCGAGACCGCCGGTGCGGCGTCCGGTCCGGCCCGGGCCAGCGCCGCCCGGCCGGGTCCGGCGGCACCCGCCGCCGGCCCACCTGCCAACGGTCCGGCCACCGCCGGCCCGCCGGCCGCCACCCGGTCGGCTGCGGCCAGCGCCGCCCGCGCGGCGGCGTCGGGTGGCGGGGCCGGCGGCCGACCGGGTGCGAGTCGCCCGGGTGATCGCCAGCCGTCCAGCGGCGACGACTCCGACTGGCCCGAACCGGCCCGACCGGGCGGCGACGCCCCGCCGGTGAACGACGGCCCGGCCGGCGGTGGCCCACCGCCGGGCGGCACCCGGCAGGCCGCCAACGGTGCCCGGCCGGGTGGTGGGGGCGCGTCCACCGGCCCTGGGTCGGGACAACGGTCGGCACCGACGCAGCAGAACGGCCCGGCGTCGCGGTCGGTCGGTCGCCCGGCGACCGCCGCGGCCGGTCGGGGAGCGTCGTCGGCGGGGGGCGGTGCCTGGGCCGACGGGTCGTCCGCCGAGGAGCCGCCGTACGACCCGGACTACGACGGGCCGGTCCGGTCCGGCGCCGCGCCTGGGCCGCCACGTGGCCCCGTCTATGAGGGCTTCGACCCGGGCGACGAGCCGCTGGACGAAGTGGTGGACGAGCAGACCGCCCGGCAGAGCAGCGAGGAACAGGCGATGCAGTTGCTGCGCCAGGCGCTCGGCGCGGAGAAGATCGGCGAGATCGATTCGCGGTGA
- a CDS encoding type II toxin-antitoxin system VapC family toxin, which produces MPDRLRARLAGRTLCITFVTLGELTKWTVLRSWGPRKLADLAQWRSGVVVLPFDEVVATTWGQIQARAQHRGRPQPTNDSWIAACCLVERLPLATFNGKDYADFAEYEGLRLFDVS; this is translated from the coding sequence GTGCCTGACCGGCTTCGCGCCCGTCTGGCCGGCAGGACTCTGTGCATCACCTTCGTGACGCTCGGGGAGCTGACCAAATGGACCGTGCTTCGTAGCTGGGGGCCGCGCAAGTTGGCTGACCTGGCGCAGTGGCGGTCGGGTGTCGTGGTTCTTCCGTTCGATGAGGTGGTGGCGACAACTTGGGGTCAGATCCAGGCGCGTGCGCAGCATCGGGGCCGGCCCCAGCCGACGAATGACTCCTGGATCGCGGCCTGCTGCCTGGTCGAACGGCTACCCCTGGCAACATTCAATGGCAAGGACTACGCCGATTTCGCCGAGTACGAAGGCCTTCGCCTCTTCGACGTCTCGTAG
- a CDS encoding cysteine hydrolase, whose product MASGRPVLVVTDMQNGFVREQSAHVVPIVVELVRRWQAAGGDILFTRYLNYPGSPFERFFGWRKLQDAPETDIVPELAPHVERGIVLDKLIYSPFTTEGEKLFQQHGWTEPYFCGIATESCVLKGAVDAFERGYTPWLIADACASHAGFEAHAAGLLVVRRFIGPGQVIMRASIPSSLVVATDRS is encoded by the coding sequence ATGGCATCAGGTCGCCCTGTACTAGTAGTCACGGACATGCAGAACGGCTTCGTACGCGAACAGTCAGCCCATGTTGTGCCGATCGTTGTCGAATTGGTCCGCCGGTGGCAGGCAGCAGGAGGCGACATCCTGTTTACTCGCTACCTGAACTATCCCGGCAGCCCGTTCGAGCGCTTCTTCGGTTGGCGGAAACTGCAGGATGCACCCGAAACCGACATCGTGCCCGAGTTGGCGCCGCACGTCGAGCGCGGGATCGTGCTCGACAAACTCATTTATAGCCCGTTCACCACCGAGGGCGAGAAATTATTCCAACAGCACGGGTGGACAGAGCCATACTTCTGTGGAATTGCCACCGAAAGCTGTGTCCTAAAGGGTGCCGTGGACGCATTTGAACGAGGCTACACGCCGTGGTTGATCGCCGATGCGTGCGCTAGCCATGCAGGCTTTGAGGCACACGCTGCGGGACTCCTCGTAGTTCGCCGCTTTATCGGCCCTGGACAGGTAATCATGCGAGCCAGCATCCCCTCATCGCTGGTTGTCGCGACAGACCGTAGCTAG